The Thermocrinis sp. genomic interval ACCAGAGAACTTTACTGTCAAGGTGGCTATGAGGTATTGGAAACCCTTTATAGAGGAAGCAGTAAAGGAAGCTCTGCAGGAGGGTGCAAAGGGCTTTATACTCCTTCCTATGTATCCTCAATACAGCAAAACAACCACTGGCTCCTCTTTCAACGAATTTGACAGAGTATACAAAAGACTCGGACTTAACCTTCCAGTAGTCAAAATAAAATCCTATCACAACCATCCCCTCTACATAAAGGCCATGGTAGAAAACATACTTTCCAGTGTGAAAAGGCCAGAGGAGTACTTCTTTCTATTTACAGCTCACAGTCTGCCGGTTAAAGTCATAGAGAGGGGAGATCCATACAAAGATCAGACGGAAGAAACAGTAAGGCTAATAATGGAGCATTTCCCTAAGGTAGAGTATGCCTTGGGCTATCAGAGCAAAGTAGGTCCAACAAAGTGGCTTAAACCAGAAACGGAAGAGCTTTTGAAAGAGCTTATAAATTCTGGAAGAAAAAGGATAGTACTTATACCAGTTTCCTTTACCTGTGAGCATTCCGAAACGCTATACGAGCTGGACCATCTATACCACAACATGGCAAGGGAGCTTGGAGTGGAAGAGTTTATAAGGGTGCCTACTTTGAAAGACCATCCAACTTATATAGAACTTCTGAAAGAGCTCACTTTAAGTGCTTTTCAAGAGCTTGAAAGGCAACTTTCGGATTTGGCTTACACCCAGTCCAAATCCTGAAACTTTCTAATCCCTGATAAACCAGCATTTTAAGACCATCCAAATATACTGCGCCCCTTTTTTGAGACCACTCCTTCAGAAGGGTGTTTTTTCCGTAAATCAGCTCAAATACCACTTGACCTTCCTTCAAAAGAGAATAGTCAAAAAGCAAATAATCTTCTGTTAGACCTACAGAGGTGGTATTTACGATTATGTGTGCAGAGTCTAAAACCTCTTCAGGTGAGGAAACAGTTTCGGATTTAAAAATTTCCGAAAGATTCTTTGCCTTTTCTTTGGTTCTGTTCCAAAGATAGACCTTAGCATTCTCCTTTTCCAGTGCATACAAAACCGCACGTGCAGAACCACCTGCACCCAAAACCAAAACTGTTTTTCCCTTTAACTCTCCAACAGTCTCCTTTAAGCTGTTTAAAAAACCTATCCAATCTGTGTTATAGCCCTCAGTCCTTTCTCCAAACTTAACAGTATTTACCGCTCCTATTTTTTCTGCATCCGGATGAACAAAGTCCAACATATCAACGATTGCCTCTTTGTGCGGAATGGTTAGGTTTATACCTTTTACATTCAAAGCTTTTAAACCTTCAAAGGCGGTTTTCAACTCCTCCCGCTTTACCTCAAAGGGAACATAAACCGCATTTAAACCTACATACTCAAAGAGCCTATTTTGAAACAGGGGAGAAAGGGAGTGCTTTACAGGATATCCCACCACTCCATAAAGGAAAGTATTACCGGAGATGTTCATAAAATACTGTGTTTTGGAACGGATATTTCTACCTTCTTCACCCAGTTTAAATTGCCTTTAAGAGCAATGTCCACAACATCCTTTAAGGAAGCGTCCACAATGGGACATTCGGTGCATCCACCTTCAAACTGAAGGTATACCGCATCATCCTTTATATCCACCACCCTTAGATCCCCATGATGCTCTTTTAGGGCTGGTCTTATCTTATCCAACACATTTTCTACTTCTTTCAATCTTTCCTTTTCCATCTCATTCCTCCGATTCTCTTATTAAATTTTGTATCTCTAACCAGATTTTTCCCTGAGCATCCTCATCCAAATCCATAAGTCTAAAAAAGCCTTTTATTGTTAGCTTATCTGACACCACATCAACCAAGTCCTCTTCCTCAAGCCTATTTAATCCATATTCCCACAGTATTTTTTTAGCATCTGGATATCTCTCTAAAAGCTCCTTCAGGTTTGTATCCAAGTTCAGCCTTTCTTTCATAGCTCCTTTACCTTCTTGACAAAAAGATGGTATTCGCCATCTTCCTCATAAAGACCTAAAAATTCCTGTCCAGTGGTCTTGCACCAAGCTGGTATATCCTCTACCACACCTGGGTCATCTGCTATCAATTCCAAAATCTGGCCTATTTTCATTTGCCTTATCATCTTTGCGGTTTCTGATATGGGCACTGGGCAGAACGTCCCTACCACATCATGAATCACGTCTGGCTTTATATCATTCAACTCCATGGACCTTCTCCTTAATTATTTTAAGACTTTCTATGGTTTCTTCAGTTGCCGGTTCTGCCCAAAGGCGGGTTTCTTTATCTCCAATCTTTATAAGCACCGTTGCGGGTTCTTTTTTGGAGTATCTGCACACTATGCCTGCTATGATGGGATACTCTTCTTCTGTTGGCATGCCTTTTATAAGCACCAAGGTACCCTTTTGGTCTTCTCTTCTGGCATAACCGTATCGGTTTGTAAAACCTTTTAAAAAGTTTAGCTCCCCTTCGTTCCTTGCCACAATAAGCTTTGCTCCAGAAGGCAAACGGAGATGTCTACCCACAGACAGAATTAACAAATCCTCCTTAGTTATCCTCCCCTCTACATTTAACGTTTCTCTAAACTTTAGGGCATAGTTTGGATCGGTCAGATAACAGCATCCACCAGCTGGCTGTTCGTAGTCAAGGCCGTATTTTTTAGCAAGCTCTATTTGCACTTTCCTTCCTCTACCCCTGATCCCAAGGAGCTTTTCTCTATCTATCCATCCGAGCTTTTCCGGGATGGTAGGTGGCAGAAGTTTTGCAGAGAGCGGTCTTAGGATGTAGCCTTCCAAACCAGATTCTTTTTCTATGAGTCTGAGCGTGTTCATCCTTTGACTCATAGGCCTTTGTCCTAAGACCTCTCCTGTTATAACAAAGTGATAACCTCTTTCCTGCATTATCTCCTTAGCTTTTCTGAGCATCATTATCCTACAATCTATGCACGGATTTACATTAGCACCGTATCCATACTTTGGATTTAACACCACATCAAAGTATTCTTCCGATATGTCTACTATTTCTAAAGGCACGTTTAGTTGAACCGCAGCTTTAAGGGCTGGGTTTGTGTAATGAGAGCCATCCTTTTTCTTTATGCCAAGCCTTCTTTTATGCTCGGTTATGCAAAAGCCTGTATAAAAATGGAAGGCATGAACCTGAATACCTTGCTCCTGTATAAGCTTTATGGCCAAGCTACTGTCAAGCCCTCCAGAAAGGAGGGCAAGGGCTTTTACGTCACTCATAGGGACAAAAATTCAAATTCGCTCTTTTCTTCCTCTTCTTCTTCATAACAACCTGGAATTTGCTCCGCTTCTTCCAACCTTCCCTGTTTGATAAGGTAATCCTTTATGGCCACGTGTAGAGTTTCCAAGCCAAGGTTTGTGCAGTGGATCTTTTGCGGTGGAAGACCCCCAAGTTCGTCAAAGATGTCTTTGTAAGTAAGGTTGAGTGCATAGTCTATAGTCTTGCCCTTTATCATCTCAGTAAGCTGAGAGGAAACTGCTATAGCAGAACCACACCCGAAGGTTTTAAACCTAACATCCTCTATAACGTCCGTCTCTGGATTTACCTTTATGGTAAACAGCATGGCGTCTCCACAGGCAGGATTTCCACACTGACCTATTCCGTTTGCGTCCTCCAAAACGCCCACGTTCCTTGGGTTCAAAAAGTGGTCAAGCACCTTTTCGCTGTATTCAAACATGTTTAACACCTCCTACAAGTAAGATGAGCTTATAGTTTAGGACTTGCTGGGAAGCTTTCAATGATTATTATCAACTATTAAGCTCATAGATTTTAGCTTTAAGCTCCTCTATAGAATCTTCTATACTCAATCCCAAAAACTCCAAAAATCTTTCCACACTTACCCACCTTTTTAAAACCATTCCCTGAGTGATCAGCCTTTGGAAAGGTTCGACGTCTTTGACAAGCCCAAGATCATAAAGGAACTTTTGGAAAAAGCGGGCATAAAGGAGATGCAAGACCGCATGCTCTATCCCACCTATGTAATAATCCACAGGCATCCAACGATCTACCTTCTCCTTGTCAAAGATCTCTTTGTCGTTCTTTGGGTCGCAGAACCTTAGAAAATACCAAGAGGAATCAAAGAAGGTATCCATTGTATCTGTTTCTCTTCTGGCAGGTCCTCCACACTTTGGACAAGTGGTATTTACCCATTCTTCCACCTGGGCTAAGGGATTACCGTGTCCGGATATGCTAACGTTTTCTGGAAGCAGTACGGGCAGTTGGTCCTCTGGCACGGTAAGTGTTCCGCATCTATCACAGTAGATTATGGGTATAGGCGTTCCCCAGTATCTTTGACGGGATATGTTCCAGTCTCTGAGTTTGTAAGTTATTTTAAATTCTCCCAAACCTCTTTCCTTTAGCCACTGGGTTATTGCCTTTTTTGCACTCTGAGAGTCCATGCGGTCAAACTGTCCGGAGTTTATCAGCACGCCTGGTCCTTCGTATGCTTTATCCTTTGGTAGTTCCCCTTCAAGAGGTTTTATAACAGGTTTTATGGGAAGTCCATACTTTATGGCAAACTCGTAATCCCTTTGGTCGTGGGCAGGCACGCACATTATGGCACCAGTTCCGTATTCGTAGAGCACGTAGTTTGCGGTCCATACTGGAATCTTTTCTCCATTGGCGGGATTTACCGCATAAACTCCTAAAAACACTCCCTCTTTCTCTTCCTGTATTCCCCTTTCTCTGGAAGACATGCTCTTCATTTTTTTAACAAAAGCTTCCGCTTCTTCTAACCTCCCACCTTCCTTGGCAAGGCTTAAGGTAAGTGGATGCTCCGGTGCAAGCACTACGAAGGTAGCCCCAAAGACCGTGTCCGGTCTTGTGGTAAAAACCTCTATAGGAGTATCTCCCACAAAGAACTTAAGAATGGCTCCTTCGGACCTTCCTATCCAGTTTTTTTGCTGAATGATAACCCTCTCAGGCCACTTACCCTCCAAGAGTTTTAGGTCTTCCAAAAGTCTCTCTGCATAGTCAGTGATCTTTATATACCAAGAGGGAACCTCCTTTCTGATTACTGGTGTGGAACATCTCCAGCATCTTCCATCTATCACCTGCTCGTTTGCCAAAACTGTCTCGTCGTTCGGACACCAATTTACCTCCGCCTCCTTTCTGTAAACCAGCCCCCTTTCGTAGAGCTTTATGAATATCCACTGGTTCCACTTGTAATATTCAGGGTCGCATGTGGCTATTTCTCTGTCCCAGTCGTAAGAAAGTCCTAAGCTTTGAAGCTGTTTTTTCATGTAGGCTATGTTTTCTTTGGTCCATTTAGCCGGATGCACTCCGTGCTTTATGGCAGCGTTTTCCGCAGGAAGGCCAAAGGCATCCCACCCCATCGGGTGAAGAACGTTTTTACCCTTCATCCTCAAAAAGCGAGCTAAAGCATCCCCGATGGTGTAGTTTCTAACGTGCCCCATATGAATCCTACCAGAAGGGTAGGGAAACATCTCAAGAACATAACACTTATCACCAGACTCTTTGGTAGAATACACCTTTTCTCTTTCCCAAATCTCCTGCCACTTTTTTTCTATTTCATTTGGATTATACTGCTTCTCCATGCCAAGGTATTTATTATAATTCTCAAGCCATGGAAAGCACTGCTTTGATGACTGACCTTTACGAACTTACAATGGCACAGAGCTACTTAGAGCACGGAAAAACAGGAAAGGCTGTTTTTAGTCTGTTTGTCAGAAGGCTTCCAAAGGAAAGGAATTTCTTAGTGGCTGCTGGTCTTGAGACTCTGATAAAGCTCTTAGAAAACTACAGGTTTGGAGATAAGGAATTACAGTATCTGAAAGGCTTAGGCATATTCAAAGATTGGTTTTTGGACTATTTGAGGGAGTTAGAGCTTGACCTTGACTTTTACGTTATGGAAGAGGGAACCATATTCTTTCAAAATGAGCCTATCCTTCAGGTAGAGGGTTCGCTTCCAAAAGCCCAGCTGATAGAAACGCTTGTTATAAATACCATACACTTTGAAACTGTTATAGCCTCAAAGGCTGTTAGAAGCTACCTTGCAGCTAAGGGTAGGGCCTTGGTGGATTTTGGTTTAAGGAGGGCCCATTCTCCTATGTCTGGGCTTTTAGGGGCAAGGGCTTGTTATGTAGCAGGTTTCAACGGAACATCAAACCTTCAAGCTGGTATGCAGTATGGAATACCAGTATTTGGCACCATGGCTCATTCTTACGTCATGATCTTTGATGAAGAGGAGGAAGCTTTTAGAGCTTTTGCAAAGAGCTTTCCAGACAGGGTCTTTCTTTTGATAGATACCTACAATACGGTTGAAGGGGCCCGCAAGGCTTTAAAACTTATGAGGGATGGAATCAAAGTCTTGGGTGTGAGAATAGACAGCGGAGATATTCCCCAGCTTTGCAGAGAAGTTAGAAAACTTTTTGACGAAGAAGGTTTTAAGGAGGTGAAAATTTTGGTCAGTGGTGGGGTGGACGAGTATGACATAGAGCAGTGGCTTTCGGAAGGGGTGCCTATAGATGCCTTTGGCGTAGGGACAAAGGTCCTAACTTCCTCAGACGCACCATACTTGGACATAGCCTATAAACTGGTGGAATATGAAGGGAAACCTAAGTTCAAGGAAAGCCCCGGGAAAAAGACCTTTCCTTACAAAAGACAGGTATTAAGACACTTCAAGGATGGGAAATTTTACTACGACAGAGTGATTAGATACAAAGAAGGTGGGCTTGTAAAAAGGCTAACATTTCCACTACCAACATTAAAGGAAATCAGAGAGAAGCTCTTGGAGCAATTAAACCAGCTACCAGATGAGCTCAAAAGACTGCAAAAGGTCGAATACAAGGTAGAGGTAGAGTATTGATAGGTGTGGATATAGTTTCCAACAGGAGGATAAAAGAGGTAGTGGATAGATTTGGAGAGAGGTTTCTAAAACGCATATACACGCCTGTTGAGATTGAATACTGTAAAGCTCGGGCGGACTTCATAGCCTGCTTATCTGCCAGATGGGCTGGGAAGGAGGCAGTTTTAAAGGCTGTATATCAGCATACTGGCATCCTTTTAAAGTTTTCTGAGATAGAAATACTCGGGGACTTTGGCAAACCTGCAAAGGTTAAACTCTTAAGAGAAGGGTTAGAAGATCTTAACCTTTTGATCTCCCTATCGCACGAAAAAGAGTATTCGGTAGCGGTTGCCTTTATAATAAGGTAGGCCTATAATGTATGTAAATGATTACTTTAAAAGAGCTTGCCCTTTTTTTGCATGTGCTCTTTGCCTGCGTCTGGGTAGGTGGGATGTTGGCCCTTGTTCTTGTAGAGGCTTAGTTTTTATGGCACATTCCTATCCTTGACAGGTCTCTTCATAACAGGCTTGATAAATATACATTACATTATTGGTTTTTCACAGCTTATTGACTTCTCAAATCCTTACGTGAGGACACTTTTGCACAAACTCCTTGCCTTTGGTGGAGTAGTCATCTTATCCTTAAGCCACGACCTTTATTTTGGCAAAAGGGCATACGAAAGAAGAATAAACCTCTATATTGCAAGGCTGTTGGGATTTTTAAACCTTTTTTTGTCTCTGTTGATAGTATTCTTTGCAATAAAACTTAGGTTTGGAGGTTAGCCATGGCAAAGGTGATCTCTACTTCTGAAAGGGAGTTTTCCCAGCTTATGCCCACGAAGAAGATGCTTCTAAATGAAGACAGCTGGGGATTATGTTCTTTACGAAAGGGAGGAGCCTCACGGGTTTTATGCCTTAGGGGATATGACAGTTTTAGCTTTTGTGTTTTAGGTTCTTCCTAAGTTTTTCAAAAAGTGCAAAATAGCCACAAACCAAAGCCTTGCTATTTGCCAATCTATGGCGTCGTAATTGTCGCAGATCGTATGTCTGATAGGAAGTGGATGAGAGCTTAAAAACAGAGTTTTTAGCCCTAACTTTTTGAACGGTATGTGGTCGCTTTTTGCAGACGGAACTGCCTTTAGCTGAGCTTCCAATCCTACCTGCTTTGCTATTCTATAAAACTTTTCAGATAGTTCGTAATCGTTGTATCCATCGCTGTCCCTGTATATAATCGCTGGACTGCTCCATCCTATACCATCTAAGTTTAGGCAGTAGTATGCGTGTTTTATTACCTTGCTTAGGTGATGTTTGGCACCTTCCAAACCTACTTCCTCGCAGTCAGTTATAAGAACTCTGATCCTAAAGGGAATCCTAAAATCTTCCCTTAGCTCTTGGTAGATGTAAGGTAGTATGAAGGATGCCAGCCCATTGTCCACCGCTCCATAGGTTTCTGGCTTTGTGTCCATGTGAGCCACCAGATAGACTACAGGACCTTTCCCCAGCTCAAGCAGTATGTTGCTACACCTGATAACTTCTTCCTTACTTTTCACGTAAAGTTTAGCGTAAAAATCCTTCACCTTTGGAAGGTCGCTTTTTTTAATAGAGACTATAGCCAGGTCTTCTTGTACCCCACCGTAGAATATATGGTCCAAGCTATTAAGATAGCATACTACCGCTTTTACATTCTTGCTTTTTATTAGTTCAAAGTTTATGCTCTTTGCTTCTTGAAGGGCTATGTCTCCTTCTACAAAGTTTTCCTTTACGTATCCCTCAAAAGTCCCGCTTAAGCTTCCAACAAAAGGGAAAGCTCTAATATAATGCTCGTTTACCTTCAGATAGGCTCCAATTGGCACACGCTTTTTTACTAAAAAATTCTCTTCCACAAAAGGAATCCCCTTTTCCCTAAGAAGATTTTTTATAATGCTTTTTGCCTCTTTGTGCTCCTTGGTGCCAGGAAATCTGTTTAATGTCAGGTACTCGTAGGATCTTTCTCTTAGCTCTTCGTATGTTTCACTTTTCATAAACAGGTGTGAGCCAGACTTTGTATCTATCTATCCTACCACTAACAGCTTTAAAGTACAATTCCTGAAGTTCCTTAGTGATAATTCCTACCTTTCCCCCGTTTATCTTTCTGTTATCTATCTCTATCACGGGAGTTATCTCCGCCGCTGTTCCTGTCAGAAAGACCTCGTCAGCCACATAAAGCTCGCTTCTTGCCACTGGCCTTTCCTCAACCTCAAGCACGAGTTCATTCTTCGCAAGCTTTATAACAGCAGATCTGGTTATACCTTCCAGTATGTGCTCTGAATATGATGGAGTTATAAGCTTTCTACCTCTTACTATAAATATATTTTCCCCAGAGCCCTCAGCTACAAAACCATTTTGATTGAGCATTATAGCCTCATCGTATCCAGCAAGGAGAGCTTCGGTCTTTGCCAAAGCACTATTTACATAAGCACCCGATACCTTCCACCTGGAAGGGATAGAGTTGTCATCATTCCTAATCCAAGACGATACTTTAACCCTAACCCCCCTTGAAGTGTCTAAATACCTTCCAAATTTGTAA includes:
- the acpS gene encoding holo-ACP synthase, giving the protein MDIVSNRRIKEVVDRFGERFLKRIYTPVEIEYCKARADFIACLSARWAGKEAVLKAVYQHTGILLKFSEIEILGDFGKPAKVKLLREGLEDLNLLISLSHEKEYSVAVAFIIR
- a CDS encoding DUF1858 domain-containing protein: MKERLNLDTNLKELLERYPDAKKILWEYGLNRLEEEDLVDVVSDKLTIKGFFRLMDLDEDAQGKIWLEIQNLIRESEE
- a CDS encoding nicotinate phosphoribosyltransferase, with translation MESTALMTDLYELTMAQSYLEHGKTGKAVFSLFVRRLPKERNFLVAAGLETLIKLLENYRFGDKELQYLKGLGIFKDWFLDYLRELELDLDFYVMEEGTIFFQNEPILQVEGSLPKAQLIETLVINTIHFETVIASKAVRSYLAAKGRALVDFGLRRAHSPMSGLLGARACYVAGFNGTSNLQAGMQYGIPVFGTMAHSYVMIFDEEEEAFRAFAKSFPDRVFLLIDTYNTVEGARKALKLMRDGIKVLGVRIDSGDIPQLCREVRKLFDEEGFKEVKILVSGGVDEYDIEQWLSEGVPIDAFGVGTKVLTSSDAPYLDIAYKLVEYEGKPKFKESPGKKTFPYKRQVLRHFKDGKFYYDRVIRYKEGGLVKRLTFPLPTLKEIREKLLEQLNQLPDELKRLQKVEYKVEVEY
- the ilvE gene encoding branched-chain-amino-acid transaminase; the encoded protein is MEYAFFEDCVVPVEEAKISIKTNSFHYGTAIFEGIRAYWNEEEEQLYILFAKEHYQRLINNCKAMFMELKYSVEDLVNITKEILIKSQIKEDVYIRPIAYFKDLALTPKLIGFTPTVAIYIYKFGRYLDTSRGVRVKVSSWIRNDDNSIPSRWKVSGAYVNSALAKTEALLAGYDEAIMLNQNGFVAEGSGENIFIVRGRKLITPSYSEHILEGITRSAVIKLAKNELVLEVEERPVARSELYVADEVFLTGTAAEITPVIEIDNRKINGGKVGIITKELQELYFKAVSGRIDRYKVWLTPVYEK
- a CDS encoding M28 family peptidase encodes the protein MKSETYEELRERSYEYLTLNRFPGTKEHKEAKSIIKNLLREKGIPFVEENFLVKKRVPIGAYLKVNEHYIRAFPFVGSLSGTFEGYVKENFVEGDIALQEAKSINFELIKSKNVKAVVCYLNSLDHIFYGGVQEDLAIVSIKKSDLPKVKDFYAKLYVKSKEEVIRCSNILLELGKGPVVYLVAHMDTKPETYGAVDNGLASFILPYIYQELREDFRIPFRIRVLITDCEEVGLEGAKHHLSKVIKHAYYCLNLDGIGWSSPAIIYRDSDGYNDYELSEKFYRIAKQVGLEAQLKAVPSAKSDHIPFKKLGLKTLFLSSHPLPIRHTICDNYDAIDWQIARLWFVAILHFLKNLGRT
- a CDS encoding sulfurtransferase TusA family protein; translated protein: MELNDIKPDVIHDVVGTFCPVPISETAKMIRQMKIGQILELIADDPGVVEDIPAWCKTTGQEFLGLYEEDGEYHLFVKKVKEL
- a CDS encoding NifU family protein, with amino-acid sequence MEKERLKEVENVLDKIRPALKEHHGDLRVVDIKDDAVYLQFEGGCTECPIVDASLKDVVDIALKGNLNWVKKVEISVPKHSIL
- a CDS encoding asparagine synthase-related protein — encoded protein: MSDVKALALLSGGLDSSLAIKLIQEQGIQVHAFHFYTGFCITEHKRRLGIKKKDGSHYTNPALKAAVQLNVPLEIVDISEEYFDVVLNPKYGYGANVNPCIDCRIMMLRKAKEIMQERGYHFVITGEVLGQRPMSQRMNTLRLIEKESGLEGYILRPLSAKLLPPTIPEKLGWIDREKLLGIRGRGRKVQIELAKKYGLDYEQPAGGCCYLTDPNYALKFRETLNVEGRITKEDLLILSVGRHLRLPSGAKLIVARNEGELNFLKGFTNRYGYARREDQKGTLVLIKGMPTEEEYPIIAGIVCRYSKKEPATVLIKIGDKETRLWAEPATEETIESLKIIKEKVHGVE
- the leuS gene encoding leucine--tRNA ligase; protein product: MEKQYNPNEIEKKWQEIWEREKVYSTKESGDKCYVLEMFPYPSGRIHMGHVRNYTIGDALARFLRMKGKNVLHPMGWDAFGLPAENAAIKHGVHPAKWTKENIAYMKKQLQSLGLSYDWDREIATCDPEYYKWNQWIFIKLYERGLVYRKEAEVNWCPNDETVLANEQVIDGRCWRCSTPVIRKEVPSWYIKITDYAERLLEDLKLLEGKWPERVIIQQKNWIGRSEGAILKFFVGDTPIEVFTTRPDTVFGATFVVLAPEHPLTLSLAKEGGRLEEAEAFVKKMKSMSSRERGIQEEKEGVFLGVYAVNPANGEKIPVWTANYVLYEYGTGAIMCVPAHDQRDYEFAIKYGLPIKPVIKPLEGELPKDKAYEGPGVLINSGQFDRMDSQSAKKAITQWLKERGLGEFKITYKLRDWNISRQRYWGTPIPIIYCDRCGTLTVPEDQLPVLLPENVSISGHGNPLAQVEEWVNTTCPKCGGPARRETDTMDTFFDSSWYFLRFCDPKNDKEIFDKEKVDRWMPVDYYIGGIEHAVLHLLYARFFQKFLYDLGLVKDVEPFQRLITQGMVLKRWVSVERFLEFLGLSIEDSIEELKAKIYELNS
- the hemH gene encoding ferrochelatase, whose product is MERFAVLLLNMGGPDSLDAVEPFLFNLFSDHDIIEIPRPIQKPIAFFISKFRAKKTRHYYELMGGKSPQREQTEIQAKALQKLLPENFTVKVAMRYWKPFIEEAVKEALQEGAKGFILLPMYPQYSKTTTGSSFNEFDRVYKRLGLNLPVVKIKSYHNHPLYIKAMVENILSSVKRPEEYFFLFTAHSLPVKVIERGDPYKDQTEETVRLIMEHFPKVEYALGYQSKVGPTKWLKPETEELLKELINSGRKRIVLIPVSFTCEHSETLYELDHLYHNMARELGVEEFIRVPTLKDHPTYIELLKELTLSAFQELERQLSDLAYTQSKS
- a CDS encoding iron-sulfur cluster assembly scaffold protein, yielding MFEYSEKVLDHFLNPRNVGVLEDANGIGQCGNPACGDAMLFTIKVNPETDVIEDVRFKTFGCGSAIAVSSQLTEMIKGKTIDYALNLTYKDIFDELGGLPPQKIHCTNLGLETLHVAIKDYLIKQGRLEEAEQIPGCYEEEEEEKSEFEFLSL
- the aroE gene encoding shikimate dehydrogenase, which translates into the protein MNISGNTFLYGVVGYPVKHSLSPLFQNRLFEYVGLNAVYVPFEVKREELKTAFEGLKALNVKGINLTIPHKEAIVDMLDFVHPDAEKIGAVNTVKFGERTEGYNTDWIGFLNSLKETVGELKGKTVLVLGAGGSARAVLYALEKENAKVYLWNRTKEKAKNLSEIFKSETVSSPEEVLDSAHIIVNTTSVGLTEDYLLFDYSLLKEGQVVFELIYGKNTLLKEWSQKRGAVYLDGLKMLVYQGLESFRIWTGCKPNPKVAFQALEKHLK